Proteins encoded by one window of Dreissena polymorpha isolate Duluth1 chromosome 11, UMN_Dpol_1.0, whole genome shotgun sequence:
- the LOC127850621 gene encoding uncharacterized protein LOC127850621 yields the protein MRPIVQAGELRGVCLSNSIRLLLKRDYLQRLIYVFTVLKHDLSSSHTTFEHKLKYVIRNCFENSTNAMSKTAALEFIKHFYALQISVQSSYYLRLQNVLDSENIRRVQSSLNSDVDSSRLKFASMLYCSGHHQAAVRVLEDVERRYHSNVMAVCWFREYQRDRDLKVFADMLSGNKEEGISQLPFELCVSFLRQESYCTPFILLFEMNRNITEEEVTQGTYAEKLWMDSAEVDARPFLYYLQYLKYGGLGERDNQLHALGVFKSYMLDKRNMINMYHVDTSLSLLGHCYEMEGNVNAGLHYYQQSLLQGGTNNAANWHVRRVLSLLSD from the coding sequence ATGCGGCCCATTGTACAGGCTGGAGAACTAAGAGGTGTATGCTTAAGTAACAGCATTCGATTACTGCTGAAGCGTGATTACTTGCAAAGATTGATTTATGTGTTCACAGTCTTAAAACATGACCTGAGCAGTTCTCATACAACCTTCGagcataaattaaaatatgtaatacgCAATTGTTTTGAAAACTCAACGAATGCCATGTCAAAAACTGCTGCTCttgaatttattaaacacttTTATGCGTTACAAATTTCAGTTCAATCATCTTACTATTTGCGACTACAAAACGTTCTTGACAGCGAAAATATAAGGCGTGTCCAATCTTCCTTAAATTCGGATGTAGATTCTAGTCGCTTAAAATTTGCTTCTATGCTATACTGTAGTGGTCATCATCAAGCGGCAGTTCGAGTGCTGGAGGATGTAGAGAGGAGGTATCACAGCAATGTCATGGCTGTGTGTTGGTTTAGAGAATACCAGAGAGACAGGGATCTGAAGGTGTTTGCTGATATGTTATCTGGTAACAAAGAAGAGGGAATCAGCCAACTGCCATTCGAATTATGTGTCAGTTTTTTAAGGCAAGAATCGTACTGCACTCCTTtcatattattgtttgaaatgaatcgcaaTATCACTGAAGAGGAAGTGACACAGGGAACTTACGCTGAAAAACTATGGATGGACAGTGCTGAGGTGGACGCTCGTCCGTTTCTATACTATCTGCAGTATCTCAAGTATGGAGGACTCGGTGAACGTGACAATCAGCTACATGCATTGGGAGTCTTTAAGTCTTACATGCTTGATAAAAGAAACATGATAAACATGTATCACGTTGATACTTCACTGAGTTTGTTGGGGCACTGCTATGAAATGGAAGGGAACGTTAATGCGGGGTTACATTACTATCAGCAATCGTTGCTTCAGGGCGGTACAAACAATGCCGCTAACTGGCACGTTCGGCGTGTTTTGAGTCTTTTAAGTGATTAA